The nucleotide window TTAGTGGACTGAAAAAAAAGGTCTCGTTTTTCAAGGCAAAGACAACTTCTGTGAGTTActgaatcacagacaaacatcATGAGCCAACTTGTTCAAAACACATATAACCAGGTCGGAATTAGATAAGAATATTTTGTGACAAATTTTATTATCAGCATTtgtaaaaccatttaaaatgtcattattcaTAAAAGCAACATAGTTGAACTATTCAGAATATCTTTTAGTTGATAATTCTCCCATGGTCCATTTGAGATTTTCTTTcaataaaggaataaaataattttGCATATTCAATCATCATGCAGCTCTTGTAAAAATCTGTTGTGgatgaaatatatgaataagCATTTTTAAAATCCTCAGCCACtcaattatatataaaattgataaattattagtttttaaaactttgtacAGAGGCTGCAAGTTTGTGTCCTGTACAAacttgcagtgtgtgtgtgtgtgtgtgtgtgtgtgtgtgtgtgtgtgtgtgtgtgtgtgtgtgtgtgtgtgtgtggtgtgtgtgcaatgtgtgtgcaatgtgtgtgAACCTACGTGGGCAGATGGGGTGAGGTATAGGGAAGGGGTGTGCATTTACGTCTGATGCCTCCAGCCCACTTCACCTGAGCATAAAAACAGCTGAGCTTCTCATTCAGGGGCACTCACACTTCACTGactctgcacacagacaggGTGGACACACACTCCgcacacacctggaaacacacagagaagctcATTTAGTCAAACCCGTGACGATGCCGTGTGCCCGCTCTCGTCTCGACCAGACGGGGAAGATGCCTTCCAGCTGCATCTCTGTGGTTGATAAAATCCTCATGGTAAGATTCACATTTCTGCCTCCAGCACTGAAATAAGACTTGATTTGTACCTTGAGTGATGCtgtggatttgtgtttttatctcacTTGACTGTTTTGTGAGTTGACAACAGTCTGTCCATGCTGTTTGAGAAGAAACTGGACAATTCAGACGCAACTTTctactgtattttattaaaaatgtggGAATTCTGCCCCAGAACTAAGAGTCCTCTTCactttaatcaaatgttttctATTGTAAATAAGTTTTGTCTTGTTcattcttgtttgtttctgcacttctgctccttctgctccttctgccTCTGGTTTTCACTGCACCATGACTTTTATTATGAGTAAACCTGAACCTTTTGTCCAGAACACATGTGTAAAACTATAGGTTTCTGTGCTGCTCCTGACCTGCTCTCCCCCCCTCTCGTTGCAGGTAGAGCAGATCCTGTCAGAGTTCAGAGTGAATGAGGAAGAGCTCAAAGAAATCATGAGGCGGATGCAGCGTGAAATGGAGAGAGGACTGCGTTTAGAGACGCACGAGGAGGCCAGTGTCAAAATGCTGCCCACTTACGTGTGCTCCACCCCTGAGGGCTCAGGTAGATAATCAAAATATGAAACCTTTATTTGTAAAATCATACAGAAGTGATCAATCTGTGATTTAAAACCTCATCACTTGGGGGCAGGTGAAGCCAGTATGTGCATTtacatgtagtgtgtgtgtgtgtgtgtgtgtgtgtgtgtgtgtgtgtgtgtgtgtgacagaggtgGGGGATTTCCTGGCTCTGGACCTGGGGGGTACAAACTTCCGTGTCATGCTGGTCATAGTGGGTGAagacgaggagaggagctggaagGTAGAGACCAAGAACCAGATGTACTCCATTCCTGAAGATGCCATGACAGGGACGGCTGAAATGGTCAGTGAACCCAGcaattaaatacaaaaccaatAATTCATTgctgatttttcattttctttgtgaaCTCTAGCGTGGCGTTGACATGAAAGCCCTCTTTACTAATTATTGTGCACGTTCCCCACATCTCACATCCTGCAGCTCTTTGACTACGTAGCAGAGTGCATGTCTGACTTTTTGGACAAACATCACATCAAGCACAAGAAGCTTCCACTGGGGTTTACCTTCTCCTTTCCAGTGCGACATGAGAACATTGACAAGGTGGGAGGATGATCTTTTCGCCATTCTATTCTAAATTGTATTGTgaagtttttttatatttgaggtttgtccctctctctccacagggAATCCTCCTTAACTGGACCAAAGGCTTCAAGGCCTCTGGGGCTGAGGGGAACAACATTGTGGGTTTACTCCGAGATGCCATCAAGAGACGAGGAGTGAGTTACATTTCATCACAAGTTATCTTTTCTAATACTGAACAACTTGAGACTGAATATGATGAATTGTGATGTTGACATCACGCAGGACTTTGAGATGGACGTGGTCGCCATGGTGAACGACACAGTGGCCACCATGATCTCCTGCTATTACGAGGACCGCAGCTGCGAGGTCGGGATGATTGTTGGTAAGAAATTGAACACGCTCACACACGCTCATATAAactaacaacaataataaacatgctcacacaaacacacatgaatactCATCTcaacactgtctttttttttgccaggcACTGGTTGTAACGCCTGTtacatggaggagatgaggactGTGGAGCTGGTAGAAGGGGAGGAGGGCCGGATGTGTGTGAACACAGAGTGGGGGGCGTTCGGGGGCAACGGGGAGCTGGAGGAGTTCAGACTGGAGTACGACCGAGTGGTGGACGAGACCTCCATTAACCCCGGAAAACAGCTGTGAGTGAAAGGCCGCAGTCAGGGCCACCACAAGTTCAAATTCACGAGTGGGAAAGTTCAACACAGATTTCACAAACCTTTCTGCCTCTTTCCAACTTCATCTGCTGAGCACCCATGCAATCCAAGTGTTAGTCAGCTGTTATACATGTTTACTGTAGTAATGATGGAGTTTGAAATCCAGATTGTAATTTAatcccccccctcacccccctcaCTCTCTTACTGTTTCTCTGAATTAATCAAGCCTCTGTGCCGATCCTCACCGGACTCTCCTCCGGGGTCTCTGTGGAGGTGCAAAGCTACCAGCTGGTTTTTTTCATGAGGATGTTTGTAAATGGCCGGAGCCCTCATACGTCAGTGGGTGGGGGTGTCAGATTAATGACCTCTCTCCGGTGCTTGACACTGTGCCTGTCGGCCTAATGGCTGTTTGCCTTTTTGCACTGGCAGCCCCTTCACACAGACAACTGCTGAGCCCAGCCTCAGCACTGATGTTATCATCCttgtgcagagacagagagttgTTTGCTCGTACGTTGCATGACTctcacacacttcctcttttttccccaccaTTTCAACATCCCCTCTTCAGCTCACCCCTTCCTTCTATGAGTACtcctttgtttttaaagagacCTCTCTGGTGCTGTTGCCTCCCGTAGGTACGAGAAGATGATCAGTGGTAAGTACATGGGAGAGCTGGTGCGGCTTGTTCTGATGAAGCTGGTGAATGAAGACCTGCTGTGTAACGGGGAAGCCTCGGAGCTGCTGAAGACACGTGGCAGCTTTGAGGCGCGTTACGTCTCACAGGTAGAGAGGTGAGCATCAGCCAATCCTAACCTGGCTTCAGTCTTCCACCAGCTACAGATGGCTAAATGTGAAAAAGTATCTATAAAACACATGAGACAAGGAGAAGATATGATAAATaacattacatatatatatatacacacacacatataaatatatatataccacaTGGTCAAAATTAgattaaacagcattttaaaaactatttcaaatgtCATAATACATAAAAACAGTAGCTCAGCATTTAGTTTATTGTGAATAAGTAGAGTGGATGTTGAGCAATTCAGAATATCTTTAACTTAATATTTTTAAGTAAAGATAAAGATGAGACACTTTTTTTGCTTCATATAAAGTTACATTATTTGAATTAGCTTGAATTAATATCATAATATTGAttgtaaaaagtacaaaatgaaaatatactgttttgaatttctattatttatatatgtgtgtttagacatatatatatatataaacagggcaaatacagaataaaacaatgagAGACACATATGAAGAAATAGGACACATTGTGCATCTAGGGGCTGCTTCTCTTTTTGACTTTGCCCTTTGCCTTTTTTCAGTGATACTGGAGACAGGAAACAAATCTACAACATCCTGTCATCACTGGGCATTTTGCCGTCAGAGCTGGACTGTGATATTGTGCGTCTGGTCTGTGAGAACGTTTCCACCCGCTCTGCTCACATGTGCGCTGCAGGACTCGCAGGTGTGATCAACATAATGCGGGAGCGACGCAGCCAGGAGGCCCTGAAGATCACAGTGGGGGTCGACGGGTCCGTGTACAAGCTGCACCCGTGGTGAGGAAAGCCTTTTAAACGTCTCCATCTTCTAAGTCCACCCTAATACATGAAATTAGACAACTATATATAATTATATGACTGAACAGTGCaggagaaagtgaaaagacagaTTGAGATTTGACTGAATATGAACATTAAACGTGCTGCTTCTGTGTCTCAGTTTCCGTCACAGGTTCCACAAAGTGGTCAGGGACCTCACGCCTCACTGTGAGATCACCTTCATCCAGTCGGAGGAGGGCAGCGGCCGTGGAGCGGCTCTTATCTCAGCAGTGGCCTGTAAGATGGCCGCATGCATACTGACACAATAAAGGGAGCTGTGCACtgagctgcccccccccccgcaggaCAGCAGTGAAGTTAGCCTTGACCCTGATCTGAgaacagtgatgatgatgatgatgttgatgatgatgatgatgatgatgatgatgatgatgatgatgatgtgattgatgatgatgatgatgatgatgatgatgatgatgatgatgatgatgatgatgatgatgatgatgatgatgattgtcaCCTACAGACGTGCAGCTTCTCCGGGCTCTGAGGGATGTGTGTCAGTGAGCTTCATACTCACGACTGGATGATGTACAGACAAGAACGCAGCAAACAGTATTGTAGACTGTATTTGATAGTGTTGGACAACGTTGTAGCAATATCAGTGTTATTGTAAATTAAAGAATTGGTTTCCTGTTGCACCCAAAAGATTAGGCGgctcatttaaaatattatcaCCTTGTGTATCACTGCCTGTAGATAATTTTTCTGGTGTGGGCTGCTCCATTTTGAAAATGGCACATATATTATTGATGGTAGTTTATGATTACACCAGTAAAAACTGGTTGATGTGTAGCACAGGgattgtttttgtaaatgctGTTGTAAACTATACGACCACGTCAAATTCATTGCTTTGTTGTGTAGTAAATCCTGTTTGTAAACGACGACATATTTCTTTGAGATCTTatgtttaaatctaaatgtttatAACTCGTTTATGATGTGTGTTTGCCagtaatttgtaattttttcacATGTGCACAATGAAATGTACTTTGGATGTGAATAAGcttaactgtaaataaaacaactcaATTAGAATGAAAaagaattgaattgaattcatCTTAttgctttttatgttttttagatTTATGTCACACGATATTATTGTAATGAGTTCCTGGTAATACACCATTAACACAATGAGAAAACTGAAGCCTGAAGTGTAATAATCCTATTAATGTTACATCAATGAAGTAGAAGCTGAACATGAAcataatatatttgaataaactctttaaatcattttgctagattttgtgcttttgttacAATAATACAGTAAAAATTATCCAGACCAGCTATTTATAAATTAATCATAATATTCATATCCATACTCAATATTATGGTcagtttaatttattatatatactatTATACTATATTTTCTTGTCAGgaatatttatttgtacaaaACTTTACTCTCATGAATTAGCAACTGATTTCCATCTGCAGTCTTACTGGGCTAAATTATGTGAAAATGGAATGTGATCATTGATGACCACACAAATTTTCAGTTTTAAACTGGTGTTGTTTGTTTAGAGCATTTTCATTCAAaaacttttaataataataataactttatttgtatagcacttatctaaacgaggttacaagtgcttcacacaaaagtccatggcaaaatgaagaatcgattgtaataaaagatattctgttcagtccaatttaagagtcaaatcaaaacataataaggtcaagacctgaAGTTTATAGagaaaaacccaacagttcccataCTTCTATCATTCAGGAATGATTCTTCAATCATTTAAGAATTGATAAAAGTATGAGATAAACTGCCAACTACCAAAAAAATCCCAAGAGGAGACTTCTCAGCTTATCATGTCTCATTTGCTTCAGGGAATTATTATATTTGCAGGTGGTTGTGTTGCATCAGAGACGGCTGCTGCTAAACTCCTAATAAAATTGCACATAAGATGTacatttaattaacatttaGAGCTTGATCTGGCCTCTGACATAAGGTAACTCTACTTGGTTGAGTGCCTGTCACACGTCAGAGGTCACTCTCCCCcgtctcctctctccgtctccgcTCCCCATATCTCTATTTTCCAGCCTGGAGGAATCCTGGCTGCTTCACCTCTTATCAGGTCCCTTCAgtgacacacagagagcagccgTGGCCATGTAAGGGACTGTGCTGCCCACCACAGGCTATTATAGGAGGGCAGGAGATAAGATGGGTCCGTACATAAAACCCACCCCGGCATCGCACCTCTGCTGGGAGTCCACACACGATCATTCAGACATGGTGAGTCAGTCAGCATTTACAGGCGtgtgatgttttcagatttcactgattttaaagaaaagctATCACGAAATATCTGAATCTTATTATCTTGTTGTATGTAgggtatatgtgtgtatttttcataattttgcAGTGGTAAAGCATTTGTTTTATATCCTTCTAACTCATTTGAATGCAAAACCTGAGCCTGCAGTAAAAGTACCAGTGTGTAAACTGAATAAATTTCATGTTGTCAGGCGAGTAAGAAGGCTTCCAATAAGAGACAGAGGGGACAGAAGTCCTGCTCCAACGTCTTCTCCATGTTCGAGCAGAGCCAGATTCAGGAGTTTAAGGAGGTACGGTACtgaactttaaaaatgtatacagGAACCTGTGATTGCTGATTTCCAAACTGATCCAAGGGAaggaatttatttaaatgtaacttcTTAAATTAAATCTATCTCTACCAGAATGATTGAGATGGCCTCATAAACAACAATCAAAGACAAGTATagttttaaaaattattttaaattttctcTTAACCATCAAcctacattttttaaatttaaaccaaacaatgAAAATATCACAATGTTCAGAAAAAGCATCAATAATTTCagactaaaaaaaacattggctATATTAATTAGCTGCTTCTTGTTCAACAAGTCCTATAAAAGATTAGTGTCAGAATTTTTCGCTGAATTTTCccataataaagaaaaatgtacaaCGTTTCGTGGAGATTCACTAAATGAAATTCTGTAGCAGCTtataaaaaccccaaaaagtaattaattaattaatcattgTGAACTGTGCAGGGCAGAATATTTACTTCCCAGAATTGCtattattttaatgaatcattATCAGCACTTGAACACTTTTAAATCCGTGCTTCACCCCACAGGCCTTTGGTTGTATCGACCAGGACAGAGACGGGGTTATCAAAAAACAAGACTTGAAGGAGACGTATGGACAGCTGGGTATTTTGATCTACTTTTTAAATCTTCCTGTTGTTATACATAGGAAAGGGTTCGGATGACTTAACCAGTTTTTCGCACTGCATTTgataatgtgtatttgtttcaactgagtatgtgtgtgtgtgtgtttgtgtgtgtgtatgtgtgtgtgtatcagggAAGCTCAATGTCAACGACGAGGAGTTGGATGAGATGCTGAACGAGGGGAAAGGGCCCATTAACTTCACCGTGTTCCTGTCTCTGTTTGGAGAGAAACTCAATGGTGACAACATTTCACAGATGATcaaataaacctttttattcatttaaaatttatTACAGATTTTCAGATGATGTTGGGTGAAATTGTATTCTTCCCCAGGTACCGATCCTGAGGACACCATACTTGCTGCCTTCAAACTATTTGATCCCAATGGCACAGGCTTTGTCAACAAGGACGAGTAAGAGACATTCTATTAAGTAGATTTCACTataaatcaacatttatttctccttttacacagttttgttgtgtttatccaGGTTTAGACGATTACTGATGAACCAAGCTGATAAATTCACAGCTGAGGaggtttgtgtcttttatttttcaactgagagatttaaaaatgaataagaTCATAATGTAAACCTTTATAAACCTGCAGGCGGATCAGgctttctctctcgctcccaTTGACCCGACTGGAAACATCGACTACAAGTCGCTCTGCTACATCATCACACATGGAGATGAGAAGGAAGAATCCTAAAAAGCCAGAGGCTGTTCACCCTGGAGACCTGCTGTGGGCTAACTGTGTTGTCAGGTCATCCAAACATGCTGATGACAGGGTGTTTAATGTTTGATTGGTAACATTCAGAAAAATTTATAAAAGATCGAATAATGTTGGAATGTTTGATTCATTCAAGCTCAACTGTTCAATAGTTTTAAATAATGGGTTTAAAAATAAGCTAATTTGTTTGTATTCTATGAGAATAAAGTGGTGATTCAAAAGCGTCTTTATTGATTATtatgttataattattatgcTCATTTCTGTGAAGTAACACTGCACATGGGACAAGACTAAAAACTCCTCACTGctgtaataattataataatagtaataataatagtaatatatttatattaaatttgtaataataatatatttgtaataataatatatttttattttattatcgcAAAGTGAGTTAAGTAAAGTACAGTTAAATAAACTTGAAATAAGGTAAAGTAAAgtgaaataaagtaaagtaaagtggaTCCATCACATTCACAAAGGCCTCACTGCTGTTCCTTTCTCTTCGGACACTGTTGCCGTGgatacaacaacaaacatgtccATAAACCGCACGGCCACATCTTGCTGCTCACACAGCAAACAGCCGGTCATCAACAGGAGGACGGAGGCTTCTGCcgagctgctgctcttctttcaGCACATCCAGCTACAGAGGAGTCGCTTCCAGATGACAGAGGGTTTATCTTTGATTTGTGAAATCTGTGGTTGCGCTGGCAGAGATGCCGATTGCATCTGGAGCCGCAGGCCGGGTGGATGTGGGAGGAGAGGCAAGTACAACATGGAGCCCAGATGGAGTGAAGAGGAAGCCCAAAGCTGCAAACAAGAGCTTTGACTCTTATCTGCAACGGTGGGTTGAtccctgcatgtgtgttctgACATGTAGCTGCACTTTGAAGGACGATTGATTCAGTGTTTGATGATCGAAAACTCACAGTAATGTTTAATCTTCTCAGTACAGAACACGGTGTTTTTGTGTGGAACTGGGATATTTTCTGGCGTCACCATTTTGCTTGGTCCAGATGCAGATGTTACTTTAAACAAGCAGCCGATGCAGATGCAGGCTGATATTAATTTCACTTATTAAGTTATAGCTAAATGACAAAAACTTAGTAGCTAAATGTACAATCATAACAAAGCACTTAAAGTGTACAGAGCTGAATGTAGAAACCATTGAGGGAAAACCACAGATGATTTGTTACAGCGCAGTTCCGTGTGTTCGTGTTTTATGGCTCAGAGATAAAAGCAGCTTCTCGCCCGAGTGAGTCGACAGCGGCCTGTTTGTCATCTGAACTGtgcagagggagacacagatGCGAGGCACTAATCTGCCTCATAAATATGTCACCGTACTGTTTGTCCTGGCTGAGTTAATGAaaaggaagaggcaggaagtcacatttaaaaacaaggcCGTCACTCACTGGCTGCTGTCCACCACACGTTACTGAAGATAAATCTCACCTGAACTTCTTCTCGTTGTTGATGACGTTCGCAGATACAAGGAGCTCAACGAGAGCAAGAGAAACAAAAGTAACGTACTGCAGGTTAGTACTGTCGTCACATAACTGAATGGTTTGAAAACTGCCTTGCACATTGAGGTACTGTGACGGCCGCTGAGCAGATTAAGAGTTTGTTTAATCtgctcagtttgtttgtttgtcctcaCAGGTCACACAGGACAACACAGAACCGAGCAATCGTGAGAATGAAGGTGAGACGATACAAAACAGGATTGTGTCGACATTCACACAGTTACAGCGAGTGAAACTAAAGTCTCTTTCCGTTTGTTTTAAAGAGGACAAAGATGGGAGTCCCATGACAAACGGAGGCAGCGAGGGTCATGCTTCAGAGGAACCTTCCAGCGGAGAGAGATCCAAAAAGTCTCAGATGTGTGTTCTCCTTTAAATGTGGACATTTAATGCACTGGGCTTTAACACACAACGTGGTCATGTATTATGTAATTGCCAAAACCTTGTGTATCTTGTGTTCTGTAGAAAAAGGCGTGAGGGGTCAAATGTTAGTAAAAGCACTTGTAAAACTATGTAAAATGTCGAAAGTGTTTAATTCAA belongs to Hippoglossus stenolepis isolate QCI-W04-F060 chromosome 9, HSTE1.2, whole genome shotgun sequence and includes:
- the gck gene encoding hexokinase-4 isoform X1 — its product is MPCARSRLDQTGKMPSSCISVVDKILMVEQILSEFRVNEEELKEIMRRMQREMERGLRLETHEEASVKMLPTYVCSTPEGSEVGDFLALDLGGTNFRVMLVIVGEDEERSWKVETKNQMYSIPEDAMTGTAEMLFDYVAECMSDFLDKHHIKHKKLPLGFTFSFPVRHENIDKGILLNWTKGFKASGAEGNNIVGLLRDAIKRRGDFEMDVVAMVNDTVATMISCYYEDRSCEVGMIVGTGCNACYMEEMRTVELVEGEEGRMCVNTEWGAFGGNGELEEFRLEYDRVVDETSINPGKQLYEKMISGKYMGELVRLVLMKLVNEDLLCNGEASELLKTRGSFEARYVSQVESDTGDRKQIYNILSSLGILPSELDCDIVRLVCENVSTRSAHMCAAGLAGVINIMRERRSQEALKITVGVDGSVYKLHPCFRHRFHKVVRDLTPHCEITFIQSEEGSGRGAALISAVAYVQLLRALRDVCQ
- the gck gene encoding hexokinase-4 isoform X2, with protein sequence MDKVEQILSEFRVNEEELKEIMRRMQREMERGLRLETHEEASVKMLPTYVCSTPEGSEVGDFLALDLGGTNFRVMLVIVGEDEERSWKVETKNQMYSIPEDAMTGTAEMLFDYVAECMSDFLDKHHIKHKKLPLGFTFSFPVRHENIDKGILLNWTKGFKASGAEGNNIVGLLRDAIKRRGDFEMDVVAMVNDTVATMISCYYEDRSCEVGMIVGTGCNACYMEEMRTVELVEGEEGRMCVNTEWGAFGGNGELEEFRLEYDRVVDETSINPGKQLYEKMISGKYMGELVRLVLMKLVNEDLLCNGEASELLKTRGSFEARYVSQVESDTGDRKQIYNILSSLGILPSELDCDIVRLVCENVSTRSAHMCAAGLAGVINIMRERRSQEALKITVGVDGSVYKLHPCFRHRFHKVVRDLTPHCEITFIQSEEGSGRGAALISAVAYVQLLRALRDVCQ
- the myl7 gene encoding myosin regulatory light chain 2, atrial isoform, coding for MGPYIKPTPASHLCWESTHDHSDMASKKASNKRQRGQKSCSNVFSMFEQSQIQEFKEAFGCIDQDRDGVIKKQDLKETYGQLGKLNVNDEELDEMLNEGKGPINFTVFLSLFGEKLNGTDPEDTILAAFKLFDPNGTGFVNKDEFRRLLMNQADKFTAEEADQAFSLAPIDPTGNIDYKSLCYIITHGDEKEES